The sequence below is a genomic window from Trichosurus vulpecula isolate mTriVul1 chromosome 5, mTriVul1.pri, whole genome shotgun sequence.
CGGCCGGGCAGTGCCAGTGTGCGTTCTCAGTGAAGCCGGAGCTGCAGCTGCTGGTGGCTGAGGGCATCCCGGTACCATGATCGAGGTCGTGTGCAACGATCGGCTGGGCAAGAAGGTCCGTGTGAAATGCAACCCCGAAGACTCCATAGGGGACTTGAAGAAACTGATCGCGGCCCAGACGGGCACCCGCTGGAACAAGATCGTCCTGAAGAAATGGTACACGGTCTTCAAGGACCACGTGACCCTGGCAGACTATGAGATCCACGACGGGATGAACCTGGAGCTCTACTATGGTTAGAGGGCGAGGGGCACGCCCCGGAGCCCAAATGTGCGcgt
It includes:
- the LOC118850871 gene encoding ubiquitin-like protein 5, giving the protein MIEVVCNDRLGKKVRVKCNPEDSIGDLKKLIAAQTGTRWNKIVLKKWYTVFKDHVTLADYEIHDGMNLELYYG